One segment of Bacteroides caecimuris DNA contains the following:
- a CDS encoding TolC family protein, translating into MKQKDSCMRRIIYIVTACVFLSVSTAKAQVLTLKECLEEGLQNNYSLRIVHNEEQISKNNATLGNAGYLPTLDFSAGYTGNLDNIETKARATGEITKHNGVYDQTVNVGLNLNWTIFDGFNISTTYKQLKELERQGETNTRIAIEDFIAALTSEYYNFIQQKIRLKNFHYAMSLSKERLRIAEASHLVGKFSGLDYQQAKVDFNADSAQYIKQQELLHSSRIQLNELMANNNVNQNIIIKDSTIDVYSDLQFDDLWNSTLATNASLLKADQNTVLAQLDYKKINSRNYPYLKLNTGYGYTFNKYDINANSRRGELGFNAGITVGFKIFDGNRRREKRNASLAFKNRRLERQDLELALRSDLSNLWQAYRNNLQLLNLERQNLITAKDNHDIAMDRYIQGDLSGFEVREAQKSLLDAEERILSAEYNTKLCEISLLQISGKITKYLE; encoded by the coding sequence ATGAAACAGAAAGATAGTTGTATGAGACGCATCATATATATAGTTACCGCATGTGTATTCTTATCAGTTTCTACTGCGAAGGCACAAGTGCTCACCTTAAAAGAGTGTCTGGAAGAAGGATTGCAAAACAATTACTCTCTGCGTATCGTCCATAATGAAGAGCAAATCAGCAAGAACAACGCGACATTGGGAAATGCGGGTTACCTACCTACATTGGACTTCTCTGCCGGATATACCGGAAACTTGGACAATATCGAAACCAAGGCACGTGCTACCGGAGAAATAACAAAGCATAACGGAGTCTACGATCAGACGGTCAATGTCGGTCTTAACCTCAACTGGACTATTTTCGACGGCTTCAATATCAGTACCACCTACAAACAGTTGAAAGAGCTGGAACGTCAGGGGGAAACCAACACGCGTATTGCCATTGAAGATTTTATTGCTGCCCTGACTTCCGAATACTATAATTTTATCCAGCAGAAGATTCGTCTGAAAAACTTTCATTATGCAATGTCACTTTCCAAAGAGCGTTTACGTATAGCGGAAGCAAGCCACCTTGTGGGCAAGTTCTCCGGGTTGGATTATCAGCAGGCAAAGGTGGATTTCAATGCAGACAGTGCCCAATACATCAAACAACAGGAATTGCTACATTCTTCACGCATCCAGTTGAATGAACTGATGGCTAACAACAATGTTAATCAAAACATTATTATCAAAGACTCTACCATCGACGTATACAGCGACTTGCAATTTGATGATTTGTGGAATTCAACGTTAGCAACCAATGCTTCTTTGCTCAAGGCAGATCAAAACACGGTACTTGCCCAATTGGACTACAAGAAAATAAACTCACGCAACTATCCATATCTCAAACTAAATACCGGATATGGATATACATTCAACAAGTATGACATCAATGCAAACAGCAGAAGAGGTGAACTGGGCTTCAATGCCGGAATAACTGTCGGTTTTAAGATATTCGACGGTAATCGTCGTCGCGAAAAGAGAAATGCAAGTCTGGCTTTCAAAAATCGTCGCCTGGAACGACAGGATTTGGAATTAGCCCTTCGCTCTGATCTCAGTAACCTATGGCAAGCCTATCGTAACAATCTTCAATTATTGAATCTGGAACGTCAAAACCTGATAACCGCCAAAGACAATCACGATATTGCCATGGACCGTTATATACAGGGGGACCTTTCCGGTTTTGAAGTGCGCGAAGCACAAAAGAGTTTGTTAGATGCAGAGGAACGCATCCTCTCTGCTGAATACAATACGAAACTTTGCGAAATATCCCTGTTGCAAATCAGCGGAAAGATTACGAAATATCTGGAATAA
- the pelA gene encoding pectate lyase — MRKLSLFLLLLFILANASAQKATDYRKQQNYKDWVHIAPKFDDDFFKTEEAQRIGDNVLLYQQTTGGWPKNIYMPAELTEQEYNAALKAKENTNQSTIDNNATTTEIEYLSRLYLATQKEKYKEGVLNGIQYLLKSQYENGGWPQFYPRPKGYYVQITYNDNAMVRVMNQLRSIYEKRAPYTFLPDNICEQARNAFNKGIECILKTQVRQNGELTVWCAQHDRVTLEPCKARAYELPSLSGQESDNIVLLLMSLPHPSADVVKSIEGAIKWFQKSAIKGIQKEYFTNSDGKKDYRMVPCEDCPTLWARFYELETNRPFFCDRDGIKKYDISEIGHERRNGYSWYNKDGSKVLKRYEKWKKEQNK; from the coding sequence ATGAGAAAACTAAGTCTTTTCTTACTATTACTTTTTATCCTGGCAAACGCCTCAGCCCAAAAAGCAACAGATTACAGAAAACAACAGAACTACAAAGATTGGGTACACATCGCCCCCAAATTTGACGATGATTTCTTCAAGACGGAAGAAGCCCAACGCATCGGTGACAACGTGTTACTCTATCAACAAACGACCGGAGGCTGGCCCAAGAATATCTATATGCCGGCGGAACTGACGGAACAAGAATATAATGCGGCACTAAAAGCTAAAGAAAATACCAACCAAAGCACCATCGACAACAATGCCACCACGACAGAAATAGAATATTTGTCACGGCTTTATCTGGCTACGCAAAAAGAGAAATATAAAGAAGGAGTGCTGAACGGTATTCAATATCTGCTTAAATCGCAGTATGAAAACGGTGGATGGCCTCAATTTTATCCGCGTCCCAAAGGTTATTATGTACAAATCACTTACAATGACAATGCAATGGTGAGAGTGATGAACCAACTTCGGAGCATATACGAAAAGAGAGCTCCGTACACTTTCCTTCCTGACAATATCTGTGAACAAGCACGCAATGCATTTAACAAAGGGATAGAGTGTATACTCAAAACGCAGGTACGCCAGAATGGAGAGTTAACAGTGTGGTGCGCCCAACATGACCGTGTCACTTTAGAACCCTGCAAAGCACGTGCCTATGAACTCCCGTCACTAAGCGGACAAGAGTCGGACAATATTGTATTACTGCTGATGTCACTTCCCCATCCATCTGCAGACGTTGTGAAATCCATAGAAGGAGCTATCAAATGGTTCCAAAAGTCTGCAATAAAAGGAATACAGAAGGAATATTTCACTAACAGTGATGGCAAAAAAGACTATCGCATGGTTCCCTGTGAAGACTGTCCTACTCTTTGGGCACGTTTTTATGAGCTGGAAACAAACCGGCCTTTTTTCTGCGACCGTGATGGCATAAAGAAATATGATATATCGGAAATCGGACACGAACGCCGGAATGGTTATAGCTGGTATAACAAAGATGGAAGCAAGGTGCTGAAGAGATATGAAAAATGGAAAAAGGAACAGAATAAGTAA
- the hflX gene encoding GTPase HflX — MKEFVISEAKVETAVLVGLITQTQDERKTNEYLDELAFLAETAGAEVVKRFTQKLPTAHSVTYVGKGKLEEIRQYIRNEEEEEREVGMVIFDDELSAKQIRNIEAELKVKILDRTSLILDIFAMRAQTANAKTQVELAQYKYMLPRLQRLWTHLERQGGGSGAGGGKGSVGLRGPGETQLEMDRRIILNRMSLLKERLAEIDKQKATQRKNRGRMIRVALVGYTNVGKSTMMNLLSKSEVFAENKLFATLDTTVRKVIIDNLPFLLSDTVGFIRKLPTDLVESFKSTLDEVREADLLVHVVDISHPGFEEQIEVVNKTLAEIGGSGKPMILVFNKIDAYTYVEKAPDDLTPRTKENLTLEELMKTWMAKMEDNCLFISARERINIDELKNVVYQRVKELHVQKYPYNDFLYQTYEEEVE, encoded by the coding sequence ATGAAAGAATTTGTAATATCCGAAGCCAAAGTAGAGACAGCAGTGCTTGTCGGACTCATCACACAAACGCAGGATGAGCGTAAGACGAACGAGTATCTGGATGAACTGGCTTTCCTTGCCGAGACGGCTGGGGCGGAAGTAGTGAAACGGTTTACGCAGAAATTGCCGACAGCTCATTCAGTGACATATGTCGGAAAGGGAAAGCTGGAAGAAATCAGACAATATATTCGTAATGAAGAGGAAGAAGAACGTGAAGTAGGAATGGTCATCTTTGATGATGAACTTTCTGCGAAACAGATTCGTAATATTGAAGCCGAACTGAAAGTGAAGATACTGGACCGTACTTCACTGATTCTTGATATATTTGCCATGCGTGCGCAGACAGCCAATGCGAAGACGCAGGTGGAGCTTGCGCAATATAAATATATGTTGCCGCGTTTGCAGCGACTCTGGACTCACTTGGAACGCCAGGGAGGTGGTTCCGGTGCAGGTGGCGGTAAAGGTTCCGTAGGACTTCGTGGTCCGGGTGAAACACAGCTCGAGATGGACCGCCGTATCATCCTGAACCGTATGTCATTATTGAAAGAACGTCTGGCGGAGATTGACAAGCAGAAAGCTACCCAACGAAAGAATCGCGGACGCATGATACGTGTTGCACTGGTTGGTTATACCAATGTGGGAAAATCAACCATGATGAATCTTCTCTCCAAGAGCGAAGTGTTTGCAGAAAACAAACTATTTGCGACTTTAGACACCACTGTGCGTAAAGTGATTATTGATAATCTACCGTTCTTGTTGTCGGATACGGTAGGATTTATTCGCAAGTTGCCTACCGACCTGGTAGAATCTTTTAAATCTACCCTGGATGAAGTGCGTGAAGCAGATTTGCTTGTGCACGTAGTCGATATTTCCCACCCCGGATTTGAGGAACAGATTGAGGTAGTGAACAAGACACTGGCAGAGATTGGCGGCAGTGGCAAACCTATGATACTTGTATTTAATAAAATAGACGCTTACACCTACGTGGAGAAAGCGCCGGACGACCTTACCCCCCGAACAAAGGAAAACTTAACACTCGAAGAACTGATGAAGACGTGGATGGCAAAAATGGAGGATAACTGCCTCTTTATTTCCGCCCGCGAACGAATCAATATAGACGAACTGAAAAATGTAGTTTATCAGCGAGTGAAAGAATTACACGTTCAGAAATATCCCTATAACGATTTTCTTTATCAGACCTACGAAGAAGAGGTAGAATAA
- a CDS encoding RagB/SusD family nutrient uptake outer membrane protein: MMKTINRYKNIGGVLFASLMMLSSCSDYLTTLPTDSLVSDGAISTPEDTKTALNGAYAGLIAVESNYYYGTDFLARAEVGGEDAQTNKVGDRTENYYRFTDRQNNAPQDLWYPPYTVINRVNVLLEAIDKGEVQMNDVVKNSKGEALAIRALAHFNLIITYGTPYLKDNGASLGVPVVKEVLNAVDLPSRSTVAEGYKAVLDDLTEALNWISEEKNYGHLNKWGVKALLARVNLYKGDYEAAYSYAKDVVENGPYKLIDHDKYLEVWGQEENDESIFDLALSSTMYSGSRELWGAVVSPSEYGAVVATQTFIDLLNEDPDDVRLGLLIEDKNGTKRTINKYPGRGAVTINNVRVIRLSDIYLIGAEAALKKTSPDQTLANDYLHAIKDRAHPGVEKPAATLDLVAKERRKELVLEGHRLYDILRQGSEIKRQGTGHFLNGNDLITVNWNDYRTIMPIPQAEIDANPNIKQNPGY; encoded by the coding sequence ATGATGAAAACAATCAATAGATATAAAAATATAGGGGGAGTTCTTTTCGCCAGCTTGATGATGCTATCATCGTGCAGCGATTATCTAACGACTTTGCCTACTGATTCTTTGGTGAGTGATGGAGCAATCAGTACTCCGGAAGATACAAAAACAGCATTGAACGGTGCGTATGCCGGATTGATTGCCGTAGAGTCTAATTATTATTATGGCACAGACTTTCTGGCTCGTGCAGAGGTGGGCGGAGAGGACGCTCAGACAAATAAAGTGGGCGACCGTACAGAGAATTATTATCGTTTTACTGACCGTCAGAATAACGCTCCGCAAGATTTGTGGTATCCTCCTTATACCGTTATCAATAGAGTAAATGTGCTTTTGGAGGCTATTGATAAAGGCGAAGTCCAGATGAATGATGTAGTGAAGAACTCAAAAGGCGAGGCGTTGGCTATTAGAGCCTTGGCGCATTTCAATCTGATTATTACGTATGGTACTCCCTATTTGAAAGACAATGGAGCTTCGCTGGGTGTACCTGTTGTGAAAGAGGTGTTGAATGCAGTTGATTTGCCAAGTCGTTCTACAGTAGCAGAGGGATATAAAGCTGTTTTGGACGATTTGACAGAAGCGTTGAACTGGATCAGTGAAGAGAAAAACTATGGTCATCTGAACAAATGGGGCGTAAAAGCTTTGCTGGCGCGTGTCAATTTGTATAAGGGTGATTATGAAGCAGCTTATTCATATGCCAAGGATGTAGTAGAGAATGGTCCGTATAAATTGATTGACCATGACAAATATCTGGAAGTATGGGGACAAGAGGAAAATGATGAATCGATTTTTGATTTGGCATTGTCATCAACGATGTATTCCGGTAGCCGCGAATTGTGGGGAGCTGTTGTCAGCCCAAGTGAATATGGTGCAGTGGTTGCTACACAAACATTTATCGATCTGTTGAATGAGGATCCGGACGACGTGCGTCTTGGTTTGTTGATTGAAGATAAGAATGGAACAAAACGTACAATCAATAAATATCCGGGACGTGGTGCGGTAACGATTAACAATGTTCGGGTGATTCGCCTGTCGGATATTTACCTGATTGGTGCCGAGGCTGCTTTGAAAAAAACGTCGCCCGATCAAACTTTGGCTAACGACTATCTGCATGCCATTAAAGATCGTGCTCATCCGGGTGTTGAAAAACCTGCTGCAACATTGGATTTGGTAGCTAAAGAACGTCGTAAAGAGTTGGTATTGGAAGGACATCGTTTGTATGACATATTGCGTCAAGGATCAGAAATCAAGCGTCAGGGAACGGGACATTTTTTGAATGGCAATGATTTGATTACAGTGAACTGGAACGATTACCGTACAATAATGCCTATTCCGCAAGCGGAAATAGACGCTAATCCGAATATCAAGCAGAATCCGGGATATTAA
- a CDS encoding fumarate hydratase encodes MATPPFKYQPMFEKGKDTTEYYLLTKDYVSVSEFEGNPILKIEKEGLTAMANAAFRDVSFMLRRSHNEQVAKILSDPEASENDKYVALTFLRNAEVASKGVLPFCQDTGTAIIHGEKGQQVWTGYSDEEALSLGVYKTYTEENLRYSQNAPLNMYDEVNTKCNLPAQIDIEATEGMEYEFLCVTKGGGSANKTYLYQETKAILNPGTLVPFLVEKMKTLGTAACPPYHIAFVIGGTSAEKNLLTVKLASTHFYDNLPTTGNEYGRAFRDVELEKEVLAEAHKIGLGAQFGGKYLAHDVRIIRLPRHGASCPVGLGVSCSADRNIKCKINKEGIWIEKLDSNPGELIPAELRQAGEGDVVKIDLNRPMPEILKELAKYPVATRLSLNGTIIVGRDIAHAKLKERLDRGEDLPQYIKDHPIYYAGPAKTPEGMACGSMGPTTAGRMDSYVELFQSHGGSMVMLAKGNRSQQVTDACQKYGGFYLGSIGGPAAILAQNNIKSIECVEYPELGMEAIWKIEVEDFPAFILVDDKGNDFFKQLKPWNCKK; translated from the coding sequence ATGGCAACACCTCCGTTTAAGTATCAGCCCATGTTTGAAAAGGGAAAAGATACAACTGAGTATTATCTGCTTACAAAAGACTATGTATCAGTAAGCGAGTTTGAAGGAAATCCCATCCTGAAAATTGAAAAAGAAGGTTTGACTGCGATGGCTAATGCTGCTTTTCGTGATGTATCATTCATGCTTCGTCGTTCGCACAACGAACAAGTTGCTAAGATTCTGAGCGATCCGGAAGCAAGCGAGAACGATAAGTATGTGGCGCTGACTTTCCTGCGTAACGCAGAAGTTGCTTCAAAAGGCGTACTTCCATTCTGCCAGGACACCGGTACTGCTATTATTCATGGTGAAAAAGGACAGCAGGTATGGACTGGATATTCTGACGAAGAAGCGCTTTCACTGGGCGTATATAAAACATACACTGAAGAAAACCTGCGTTATTCACAGAATGCGCCTCTGAATATGTATGATGAGGTAAATACCAAATGTAACCTCCCTGCACAGATTGACATCGAAGCTACCGAAGGTATGGAATATGAATTCCTTTGTGTAACAAAAGGTGGTGGCTCTGCCAACAAGACATATTTGTATCAGGAAACAAAAGCGATCCTGAATCCCGGTACATTGGTTCCGTTCCTGGTTGAAAAGATGAAGACATTGGGAACAGCTGCTTGTCCTCCTTATCATATCGCTTTCGTAATCGGTGGTACTTCTGCTGAAAAGAACCTGTTGACAGTGAAATTAGCTTCTACTCATTTCTATGATAACCTGCCGACTACCGGAAACGAATATGGTCGTGCATTCCGCGATGTCGAACTGGAAAAAGAAGTATTGGCAGAAGCTCACAAGATTGGGCTGGGTGCACAATTCGGAGGTAAATATCTTGCTCACGATGTACGTATCATCCGTCTGCCTCGTCATGGTGCATCTTGTCCGGTAGGTTTGGGCGTATCTTGCTCTGCCGACCGTAACATCAAATGTAAAATCAATAAGGAAGGTATCTGGATTGAGAAACTGGATTCAAATCCGGGTGAACTGATTCCGGCTGAACTGCGTCAGGCAGGTGAAGGTGATGTTGTGAAGATCGACCTGAACCGTCCGATGCCTGAAATTTTGAAAGAGTTGGCTAAATATCCGGTTGCTACCCGTTTGTCATTGAACGGAACGATTATTGTAGGTCGTGACATCGCTCATGCTAAACTGAAAGAGCGTTTGGATCGCGGTGAAGACTTGCCACAATATATTAAGGATCATCCTATTTATTATGCTGGTCCGGCAAAAACTCCGGAAGGCATGGCGTGTGGCTCTATGGGTCCTACTACGGCAGGACGTATGGACTCTTATGTAGAACTGTTCCAAAGTCATGGCGGCAGTATGGTGATGTTGGCAAAAGGTAACCGTAGCCAGCAGGTGACAGATGCTTGTCAGAAATATGGTGGTTTCTATCTTGGTTCTATCGGAGGTCCGGCAGCTATCCTTGCACAGAACAACATCAAGAGCATCGAATGTGTGGAATATCCGGAATTGGGTATGGAAGCTATCTGGAAGATTGAAGTAGAGGACTTCCCGGCATTTATCTTGGTAGATGATAAGGGTAACGACTTCTTCAAACAGTTGAAACCGTGGAATTGCAAAAAATAA
- a CDS encoding DUF4954 family protein: MKDYRRLTEDEVLQLKSQSCLADDWGNVSVAEGFNCEYVHHTRFSGEVKLGVFESEFTLPGGIKKHSGLRHVTLHNVSVGDNCCIENIQNYIANYEIGSDTFIENVDIILVDGLSTFGNGVEVAVLNETGGREVLMNDKLSAHQAYILALYRHRPELINRMKAIADYYSNKHASAVGSIGNHVMILNTGSIKNVRIGDYCHICGTCRLFNGSINSNVTAPVHIGHGVICDDFIISSGSKVDDGTMLTRCFVGQSCKLGHNYSASDSLFFSNCQGENGEACAIFAGPFTVTHHKSTLLIAGMFSFMNAGSGSNQSNHMYKLGPIHQGTMERGAKTTSDSYILWPARVGAFSLVMGRHVNHADTSNLPFSYLIEQRNTTYLVPGVNLRSVGTIRDAQKWPKRDNRKDPNKLDYINYNLLSPYTIQKMFKGRSILKELKRVSGETSEIYSYQSAKIKNSSLNNGIRFYEIAIHKFLGNSIIKRLEGINFQSNDEIRQRLKPDTEIGIGEWVDVSGLIAPKSEIDRLLDGIEKGAVNRLKSINASFAEMHENYYTYEWTWAYYKIQEFYGLDPETITAQDIIGIVKAWQQAVVGLDKMVYEDAKKEFSLSSMTGFGADGSHDEMKQDFEQVRGDFESNTFVTAVLKHIEDKTALGNELIERIKMIDKTEIV, translated from the coding sequence ATGAAAGATTATCGTAGATTGACTGAAGATGAGGTACTTCAGTTGAAGAGTCAGTCGTGTTTGGCTGATGATTGGGGAAATGTATCAGTGGCAGAGGGCTTTAATTGTGAGTATGTCCATCATACCCGTTTCTCGGGTGAAGTAAAACTGGGAGTATTCGAATCAGAATTTACATTGCCGGGGGGAATCAAGAAACATTCGGGATTACGTCATGTGACGTTACACAATGTATCGGTGGGCGATAACTGTTGTATTGAGAATATCCAGAACTACATTGCTAACTATGAGATCGGTAGCGATACTTTCATTGAGAATGTAGATATTATTTTAGTGGATGGATTAAGCACCTTCGGTAATGGGGTAGAAGTGGCTGTATTGAATGAAACAGGGGGGCGTGAAGTGTTGATGAACGACAAACTGTCTGCGCATCAGGCATATATACTTGCGTTGTACCGTCATCGTCCCGAACTGATTAACCGCATGAAAGCAATTGCGGATTATTATTCCAATAAACATGCTTCTGCTGTCGGCAGTATTGGCAATCATGTTATGATTCTCAATACAGGTTCAATCAAGAATGTCCGGATTGGTGATTACTGCCATATCTGTGGAACTTGCCGCTTATTTAATGGAAGCATCAATAGTAATGTGACAGCGCCTGTGCATATCGGTCACGGGGTAATTTGTGACGACTTCATAATCTCTTCCGGTTCAAAAGTGGATGACGGCACAATGCTGACCCGTTGTTTCGTTGGGCAGTCCTGTAAACTGGGACACAATTATTCTGCTTCCGATTCTTTGTTTTTTAGTAATTGCCAAGGAGAGAACGGTGAGGCATGTGCTATCTTTGCAGGTCCTTTCACCGTGACACATCATAAATCTACTTTGCTGATTGCCGGAATGTTCTCGTTTATGAATGCAGGTTCGGGATCCAATCAGAGCAACCACATGTATAAGTTGGGACCTATCCATCAAGGAACGATGGAAAGAGGAGCGAAGACCACTTCCGATTCCTATATCTTGTGGCCGGCACGTGTCGGAGCTTTCTCATTGGTCATGGGACGTCATGTCAATCATGCCGATACTTCTAATCTTCCTTTCTCTTACCTGATAGAGCAGCGGAATACGACTTATCTGGTTCCGGGAGTCAACTTAAGAAGTGTAGGTACTATCCGTGACGCACAAAAATGGCCGAAACGTGATAATCGTAAAGACCCGAACAAGCTGGATTATATCAACTATAACCTGTTGAGTCCTTATACCATTCAGAAGATGTTCAAAGGGCGTTCTATTTTGAAAGAATTGAAACGTGTGTCCGGCGAAACTTCAGAAATCTACTCTTACCAGAGTGCTAAAATCAAGAATTCTTCTTTGAACAATGGAATCCGTTTTTATGAAATTGCTATCCACAAGTTCTTAGGAAACTCCATTATAAAACGGCTGGAAGGCATTAACTTCCAGAGCAATGACGAAATCCGCCAACGCCTGAAACCCGATACGGAAATTGGCATCGGCGAATGGGTGGATGTTTCCGGACTGATTGCTCCCAAGAGTGAGATCGACCGATTGCTGGATGGTATTGAGAAAGGAGCAGTCAATCGTTTGAAGTCTATCAATGCAAGCTTCGCAGAAATGCACGAGAATTATTATACTTATGAATGGACATGGGCGTATTATAAGATTCAGGAATTCTATGGCTTAGATCCGGAAACGATTACAGCGCAAGACATCATCGGTATCGTGAAAGCCTGGCAGCAAGCAGTTGTCGGATTGGATAAGATGGTATATGAGGATGCTAAGAAAGAATTTTCGTTATCTTCTATGACCGGATTCGGTGCTGATGGCTCTCATGACGAAATGAAGCAGGACTTTGAGCAAGTACGCGGTGATTTCGAAAGCAATACATTTGTGACTGCGGTGTTGAAACATATTGAAGATAAAACGGCTCTTGGAAATGAGCTCATCGAGCGAATCAAAATGATTGATAAAACGGAAATAGTGTAG